Proteins from one Ahaetulla prasina isolate Xishuangbanna chromosome 2, ASM2864084v1, whole genome shotgun sequence genomic window:
- the S1PR3 gene encoding sphingosine 1-phosphate receptor 3 — protein MAIVSTAPPSFFFFPENEAVDPVIVLHYNYTGKLSRGKEKKLTIIALLIICGFIILENLMVLIAIWKNNRFHNRMYFFIGNLALCDLLAGIVYKVNILMSGNKTLTLSSRIWFVREGSMFVALGASTFSLLAIAIERHLTMIKMRPYDANKKYRVFLLIGTCWLISLSLGALPILGWNCIGNLRDCSTILPLYSKKYVAFCIIIFIAILVAIVILYARIYILVKSSSRNVTNHNNSERSMALLRTVVIVVGVFIACWSPLFILLLIDVACRVKECSILYQEDGFIALAVLNSAMNPVIYTLASKDMRRAFFRLVCGCLVKNNVAMSLPIQPTPDQSRSKSSSSNTPKLNDDFLKTKSLSYITEKNKPPFYNGNVCK, from the coding sequence ATGGCTATTGTCAGCACAGCACCccctagtttttttttctttccggaAAATGAAGCCGTGGACCCAGTGATAGTACTTCATTACAATTATACTGGAAAGCTTAgccgtggaaaagaaaaaaaactgaccaTCATTGCACTTCTCATTATCTGTGGCTTTATCATCCTGGAGAACCTAATGGTGCTGATTGCCATCTGGAAGAACAACAGATTTCACAACCGcatgtatttttttattggcaaCCTGGCCCTTTGTGACCTGTTGGCGGGAATAGTTTACAAAGTGAACATTCTGATGTCAGGAAACAAGACTTTGACTTTGTCTTCCAGGATCTGGTTTGTTCGGGAAGGCAGCATGTTTGTGGCGCTGGGTGCTTCTACATTCAGCTTGTTAGCCATTGCCATAGAACGGCATTTGACCATGATCAAAATGAGGCCGTATGATGCAAATAAAAAGTACAGGGTTTTCCTGCTTATTGGAACGTGCTggcttatctctctttctctgggaGCTTTGCCCATCCTTGGTTGGAACTGTATTGGCAATTTAAGAGACTGCTCCACTATTTTACCACTGTACTCCAAGAAATACGTGGCGTTTTGCATCATTATTTTCATAGCCATCCTAGTGGCCATCGTGATCCTCTATGCCCGCATTTACATCTTGGTGAAATCAAGCAGCCGGAACGTCACCAATCACAACAACTCAGAGAGGTCCATGGCATTGCTGAGGACCGTTGTGATTGTGGTTGGGGTTTTCATTGCCTGCTGGTCTCCCCTGTTCATTCTGTTACTGATTGACGTGGCCTGCAGAGTGAAAGAGTGCTCGATTTTGTATCAAGAAGACGGCTTCATCGCTTTAGCGGTCCTCAATTCAGCCATGAATCCCGTCATCTATACACTGGCAAGCAAAGACATGCGCCGGGCCTTCTTTCGCCTGGTGTGCGGTTGTCTAGTGAAGAACAATGTTGCCATGTCTTTGCCTATCCAGCCCACCCCGGATCAGAGTCGCAGCAAATCCAGCAGCAGCAACACCCCAAAACTGAATGATGACTTTCTAAAAACAAAAAGTTTGTCGTACATCACTGAAAAGAATAAACCTCCATTTTATAATGGAAACGTCTGCAAATGA